DNA sequence from the Coregonus clupeaformis isolate EN_2021a chromosome 30, ASM2061545v1, whole genome shotgun sequence genome:
ACTTGTTGCTTTGTTAATTCATTTTGGTTTGTTAATATCTTAAGTTAGTCTTCGTTTCTATGTTGCATTTGATTTTGCCAAAATGTCAGAGAGAACATTTGTAAATTTTCCTGAGCAGTTCATGTGCTGTCTCTCTATGGTAATAACTTAATGGGGAAATATAATTAGGTCACTAAAGCTGCTTTGTTTGTGAAAGACTTTCCTCTCAAGTATGATTTCCATTCAACCAGAGCTAAACCAATGTTTATAAAATAAAACCTGTTTATGGTGCTTTGTGCTTTCCCTACAGACTGAATGTGGCATTGTAAAAGACATGGATAAAGGAATTGTTTCTTGCTCTTAACTTTGCTTTGATGTTTTGTAAGAAATCATTATAAAAATGTTTTAGAATTTCTTCTAGGATGTTGGTCTCGCACTAAATGTTTGCCTTTATCAAATTAAATCAATTGTACATTAACCTATTTATTGTGACTTGAATGTGATCTGCCTTCAGAATATTTTCATAATTTAGTACCTCTAGTATGTACGGCCTTGAGACGTTGATGATGGAAAACATTTTTGTATTTCATTCATCATGAAAAGTCAGCATCTGACCATGAAAAGTTAGTATCTGACCTTGCATTTTGTATGCAAACGCACACTGATTTGTATGCTGCCATTGTAGACATATATTATTATTCAAAGCCAGAATACCTCATCACAGTCAACTCATAAGGCAGTCATACATTTcctcttgccattctccttcctCACACCCATGCATCCTGAGCAATCAACACATTCAGTTTTACAGTATGTCATCTCTGAACTGCATTACCCATAAGTGTGCCAAACAGTGCCTGCCTAATCAGTCAAGCTAGGCTGTCAGATGATTTCATGATTAACAGAATTTGAACCCTTGCTGCGTGTAGTTATCAAGCCTGGTTTGAGGGAAATGGCTTTCTCCCGTCCCTGGCTTTATGGGCTGCCAGGCAGGGCCTCCATGGCTGATGAGTAATGGTGCTATTGTCAGCGTTGGCAGCTGGATAAATAGCAAAGTATGGTGGAGATAAAGCACTCCCTCGCCAACGCAAAGCACATgtggcaaccctgttcctgtctCCCCGGCACGCACATTCATTATGTCACGGAGAGGCTTCCAGACCCCTCAGTCTTAACAAGCCCTGACAAACAAGCCAGGGCTCTAACCTACACTTTAACCCTCGGTGGACTTCAAGTTGTATTCAAAATCACACTAGGACTTTCAATCAGGCATTTGTGCAGCAAGTATCGGATCCGTTCTTTGTGAATCAATGGGAGGTTTGTGTGGAATGACCATGACCTCTGGTTATCAAAGGAAGAATGGAACCAAGTTGTGAAGTTGAAGCCGGAATTGAAGGCAAATGAAAGCTCTGCCATTCTACTTACGGTGGGGAAGGTCAACTATGACATAGATTGCTACAGCTACATGCATGAAAGGCTAAGCAGTTACAACGAAGAGAAGAGGTCTGGAAAAAGAAATGTATGTTATAAAAAAAAACTAGAATTGTTTATTAAAGAGGACTATTAATGActacttctttttttctttacattcaaAATACTAGTCTTTTGTCCATCCCTTGGGAGCACAATGGAATATGTACACCCTTAACcaacacaacagaacagaatCAGCACTTAACATTTTGGTGTTTCAAAGACACTGTTAAACTATAGGATGAGGTCTGCAAGGCACAGTCCCTgaaaagaggttggggaatactAGGACACGCTATGCTCTCCTGTGGCCGTCGTCAGTGTAGTGTGCCTTCCTCTGCTTGGGGACAGACGGGTGGATGACTGGGGTACTGTTCATCAGTGCAGCTCACTGGATCTGGATCCCTGCTGGCTGTGTGTCCTCAGGCAAGCCAAAGTCCTCCAGGAGTTTCAGGACATTATCTGTGTACTCGTTCCTCTGGAGGCCCATCCCACTCAGCTCCACAGGCTGCAGGTCAGGGTGGGGCGGGGTGTAGGAGCAGGGACAGTATAGCTCGTTCAGAGTCAACCAGAAGGCATCAGGGTCCAATTCTATTAGGTGGCGGAAGACACTGCACAGAATAGAGATAGCACATTGATAAATTCAACTGAATAAAATGATCATAGAAAGCTGACGATAATACATAAGGTCATACATTACACGATAAATCACAATATATGATGTGTTCAGATATGATAAGGAAATGGTACCAGATAAAAACTGGCTTTTAATATATTGTACTGCTAGATTTACTATTGCAATACAAATATACCTTAGACAGGCCTCTTGCAGTTTGGGTGGCTGTCTGCAGCTGAGGTAGGGCAGGCAGGCTTCAGTTACAGCATCCAGATCTGAGTCCCCTGCAAATACAACACAGATATaccacatacactgctcaaaaaaattaagggaacactaaaataacacatcctagatctgaatgaatgaaataatcttatgaaatacttttttctttacatagttgaatgtgctgacaacaaaatcacacacaaattatcaatggaaatcaaatgtatcaacccatggaggtctggatttggagtcaccctcaaaattaaagtggaaaaccacactacaggctgatccaactttgatgtaatgtccttaaaacaagtcaaaatgaggctcagtagtgtgtgtggcctccacgtgcctgtacgacctccctacaacgcctgggcatgctcctgatgaggtggcggatggtctcctgagggatctcctcccagacctggactaaagcatcctccaactcctggacagtctgtggtgcaacgtggcttcggtggatggagcgagacatgatgtcccagatgtgctcaattggattcaggtctggggaacgggcgggccagtccataacatcaatgccttcctcttgcaggaactgctgacacactccagccacatgagttctagcattgtcttgcattaggaggaacccagggccaaccgcaccagcatatggtctcacaaggggtctgaggatctcatctcggtacctaatggcagtcaggctacctctggcgagcacatggagggctgtgcggccccccaaagaaatgccaccccacaccatgactgatccactgccaaaccggtcatgctggaggatgttgcaggcagcagaacgttctccacggcgtctccagactctgtcacgtctgtcacatgtgctcagtgtgaacctgctttcatctgtgaagagcacagggcgccagtggcgaatttgccaatcttggtgttctctggcaaatgccaaacgtcctgcacggtgttgggctgtaagcacaacccccacctgtggacgtcgggccctcataccaccctcatggagtctgtttctgaccgtttgagcagacacatgcacatttgtggcctgctggaggtcattttgcagggctctggcagtgctcctcctgctcctccttgcacaaaggcggaggtagcagtcctgctgctgggttgtttccctcctacggcctcctccacgtctcctgatgtactggcctgtctcctggtagggcctccatgctctggacactacgctgacggacacagcaaaccttcttgccacagctcgcattgatgtgccatcctggatgagctgcactacctgagccacttgtgtgggttgtagactccgtctcatgctaccactagagtgaaagcaccgccagcattcaaaagtgaccaaaacatcagccaggaagcataggaactgagaagtggtctgtggtcaccacctgcaaaaccagtcctttattgggggtgtcttgctaattgcctataatttccacctgttggcTATTCCATttacacaacagcatgtgaaatttattgtcaatcagtgttgcttcctaagtggacagtttgatttcacagtagtgtgattgacttggagttacattgtgttgtttaagtgttccctttattttttttagcagtgtatataccagAAGGAAAACCGAGGAAAAGAAAAAAATGGGAAAAGAAAAAAGGAAATGGAGATAGTGCTGAGGAAGAAAATGCTGAAATGACCTGGGAATTTCACAGCAGCCTGCCTCCATCTCCGAATTTCACACATCCACTCCCCACTCTCAGTACCTCTCATAACCATGGCAACTCCATCACTTTGTAGTAGTCCCCCCCCACCCCAGACACGTATTCCCTAAGCTCCTAACTGGGTCGCCATTCAAACCTAATTTCAAAATAAGCCTTCACGCTTCTTGCTCAAGCTTTTCTTATTTGGCAACTCAACCCACACGGGTGAAAAACCAGCCTGCTCGTTGTGTCAGAAAACATTGGTGCATATTTCAAAAGGATTATTTCAGCATTCATTTTATCCAGTATACCTATCCCCCTCTTTTCTGTAGAATCAAGAGGCGAACAAAGAAAATAAATACTGAGGGAGAGGCCAGTCCAGGTGTTTCTCTACGGGGGTAAATAACCTTAAAAGCATATCACATTGGGAGaatttctctatttctctgtgGCCAATAATTGCCTTTCTGGAGATGTCCCAGCGGTGAGGTGGAGCTGATGTTTACCAGTGTGTTCTACTACTGCTGCagcttctgtctctctgtgtctcaacTTAAGCCGACTCAGCTGTGTTCCTCTGGGGCTGATGTGTAGGGAGGTAGCATCTTCACAGACCAAGGACAGAGAAGACCATGAATCGGCTCAGCTAGGTGAGGTGTATCCAAACGGTTCTACTATTGAAAACCAGTGGGTGTCATGCTGGCCCTGCCTTGTGTGTCTCCATCTCCCTTGACTAAGGCAGCAGCAATCTCTGTCTCCCTTGGGAGCTCGGTTGGGAAATGTACATGCACATACACCATTCAATGCAGTCTATAGGATACACCGGTTGTAATTCCAAATCAGTGCAAGGGTGACACCTTGTGGCCAAAAAGCTTTATCGTTTTAACATTTCCTAAAAAAGGATGAAAATATTGCTGAGTGTCTCCTAGAATAAAGAAGGAAGGGTGTTGGTGGCCTGCCTACCTAGGTCCAGACGACAGCAGAGAGCCCCCAGGCCCTGCAGCACAGCCAGCTGCAGCTTGTAGGCCAGGGTGTGGCTGTAGACTGGGCCGGCCCTGGCACTCACTGGTGCCTGTTTGGACAGCCAGGCAGTCAGCTTGGGGACCACCTCTTTAGACACCCTCTTCCTCAGGAAATCTCTGCAGGTTTCCCCCAATGTGCACAGAACctagagagaaaacacacacagacatcataATACATCATTATAAATACCAACTGTTGTAGGTGAAAACGTATACATTCATGAATGAAAAATGAATTCCCATGTGTGCTTTTTCCTAATTATGTAATCAATTATGTATTATGTAAACATCAAATTATTATTTAACTGAGTGAAGGTGGGAGCAGTAGTGAGCGATAGATACCCTGAAGGCTCGGAGGACAGCTAGTGGGTCATCAGTGGTAAGTCTGAGCAGGAGGGCAGGCCAGCAGCGGTGAGCCATGGGCAGTAGCTCATTCTCCTTCTcacttagcacacacacacactgctccaacACATCCAGGACCTGCAACAAACCAAACAACAAACCTGGGTCAGGACTCACAGAATTGGCAATAGTGAGCACACGTGACAGCAACATGTGGCAGGCAAACTAGTTGAATCCAGACAGAGCCTTATATTTTATTAACTCTCTAGTCTCTAGTTTTTAAGCTACGTATCTTTGAATTCAAAACAATCTAGAGGACTACCTTGAGCCTGAGTCTCAGACTGGGGTCTGAGAGCAGGTGAATGCAGCGCTCCATGACGTCTTTAGCTATGGTGATGTGGGCTGGAAGCTCAACTTTCACATCAGGACCATCCGTATCCTCTTCACAGTCCATGCTTGGCGGGAGCTctgaaaaaaaaactaaaaaacatttCAATGCAGTGCATGAAACTCAGCGACTCATAACACTGATGGATTCTGATTTCTGTAGAACagttttcaattgacattttttaaacatgactAACTGTCACAGCAGCACACCACACAAAATCTTCTGACGCCTAAAAAGCAGTGCAATGACTCAGGACCCAGCTATGAGGAAAACAGCACGAGTCAAACTTATTCAACACTTGAGCCTGGTTCCTGTCGCTGCTGCTTGGGGTTTGCTAGGCCGGGTTACAGTAaaacactttgtgacaactgttgaTGTCGAAATGGCTTtatgaatacatttgattgattgattgattgattcttgtcatgtatggctcagttggtagagcgtgcgcttgcaacgccgggattgtgggttagattccaggaccacccatacgtaaaatgtatgcatacatgactgtaagtcgctttggataaaagcgtctgctaaatgtcattattattattattattattattattatagcgtTAATGTTGTGTATCATTAATGTGAGAAATTTGTTTTCAGGGGAATAGTGTGGCAGCCAGCGAGCCCTAACTAACCTGGGTGCTCTGTGCCCTCCTCCTCTGCCCCGATGCCCACTGCCAGCTCCTTTTGTTTGTTGTAGTCCAGGAGAAACTGGCGCACATTCAGCTGGTCCTGCTCACGCCACACCTTCTTGGTTCCCAAAGCGTCACTTGTTCCCGCAACACTAGAGGGGAACCACCTCGCTGTAGTGGAAAATGATTAAGATTGTGTTACTTAGGCTGTGTTAGCTAAAGGTTATCATTTTGTGTCCTGTGTTTCAATTTCCTCTCCAGGTTCTCCTATTAAAAAGCATAACAATGTTATAAACTAGGGAAAACATTTAAGTGGATGTGGAAACTTTACCTAGAGCCTTCATAAGTGAGTGCAGCACAGTGCAGAACAGCGGGGACGTCTCGTCGTAGCTCAAGTCCAGAGCCAGCAGCACGTCCTGGACTATGTCCCCCACCAGAGGCAGCAGGCTAGGGTCGGAGTGACTGAACATGACGGTGAGGACCCTGGGGGCGTGGGGGTGGATGCCAAGCCTCTGGAGGTTCAAAGACACGTCGTTCAGCAGGTAGTCAGAGTTCTCATTGATCAGCTCCTTCAGGGAGGCGTAGCCACAGGCCTGGCTGATGTCCCACATGGCATCCAGCGCTGCCTGGCTGATCAACAGGGTCTCATCCCCGGCCTTCTCCAGCACCGGGTACAATGATGTCATCAGAATGAGACGGAAGTCCATCCCCAAGGCCTGGGCGAAGCAGCCTATCCCCTCCAATTGGATGCAGATCTGCCAGATGTTGCTGTTCAACTCATGGATTGTGGAGCTCTTGTGGACTGCTTGGACCAACTGGAGGGGATTCCCTTTCCCTTCAACCCCATTAGATATGGAGAGGAGACTAAACTGAGTTTGCTGCTTGTGTTCCCCTCTGTCTGACTCCTCAGCAATAAGGGTTGATAGGTGCCAGTGGCTCAGGCCGGTGTACTCCTCTATGATGGATTCTACTACTGCTTTCAGGTCCTCCTGACTGGGCACTTCCTGCCTCTCCGTGCCTCCTGCCACACCAATGCCCGCTGCCCCCTTGATCACCTCATTCAGCACCATTGCAGCTTGCTTCCTGTAGACCGACGACTCCTTGTACAGATCCATGAAGTGATCTACTAGGAGATAGACATTCCCATAGTAACCTAACACCCTGCAGATCTCCTTGAGCAGGGAGAAGATTATTTTGTCTGTGAAGTAGAGGAAGTGCTTCCTCTGAGCATATGCCCTGTGGAGTCCGGGCCCCGTCTCCACAGTTACGGCAGAGCTCCTCTCCTCCACGATGCGGACGTCCATCACGTCTAACTCCAACACCTGCATCAGGGCCTTGGACACCCGCTGGAGGTGGGCCGCCGAGTTGAGCACCACTATCAACTTGGGGCCCAGGATCTTGAGGTAGCCCAGGAACACGTTGAGGACAAACACCTTATGCTGGTCATCAGACGTCCTCATGAGGCGCGGCAGCGAGGTGGCCAGGGAGTGGAGGTTCTCTGACAGCACGTCAGTAAAGGCCTGGTTGTTACTATCTGAGCTCTGACTCCTCTCTGCCACCTCCCTCAGGGCAGCTTCACACCTCTCCCTCACAGTGGGCTCCTCATCGTTCACAGCCCCCACCAGAGCTTCCAGGAGGGGGCCCACACACTCACCCAGGGAGGAGTTACAGTTGGCCAGGAGGTGGTCTGAGAGGTTCACCATCTCAAGCCTCACTCTCCAGTGCTGATGAGCTGAGGTGCAGGAGATTATCTTTTTTAACAGTAAGGCCAGCCTCCCAGAGGTGTTTCGCACCCAGTCCTGAGTTCTCTGCACTACCAGCTCCCATACTCTCCCCAGTTCCCACGGCTGTCTCTCCCCAGTCCCTGTGTGCTGAAGCTGGTCGTCAGCCATCACCAGTCCCACTGTCTTGAACCACACCTTAATGGCCCTAACTGTGACAGCATGTCCATGTCTCATATCGCCAGTGATCACACGGCTCACAGTGATGGTGATCCCAGGTAAGAAAGAAGCCATGGTGCTACCTAGCATACGCCTCTCCTCCTGACCCACAGACACATGGTCCAGAGAACAGTCACACTGGAGGGTCAGGGCCTGCAGGCATTTCAGAGCAGCAGCCTGCACAGTGCGAGACTTCTCCTGCTCTCCCAGTGCCAGCAGCAGGGAGATAGCAGCCCCAAGGCCAGGCAGCATGATGGGCTCAAACAGCTTGAAGACCACGTCACCGTAGGCTGCATGCAACAGAGCATCCAGGCACCTCAGTACTGCAGCTCTCAGCTCCTCTGAGGCGGGTGCTGGCTTCCCTGGGTCCATGGgggagcagaggcagaggcagagctCTGAGAGAAGGTCCCTCAGCGTCTCCCAGCTCTGTACACAGGTGTTCTCCAGCACATAGCCTATGGCCTCGGCCACAGCCTGGATCAAGCCATCCCGCTTGGGGCCAGGGATTTTGAGGATGAAGCGGAGAGGAAAAAGGACATAGTCCTGCAGCTGCTGCAGGGTACCATCATTTACATGCCTCAGCTGTGTGCTCAGGGTTTCCACATTGCCCACCGTGGGCTCATGAGTCAGGAGCACACAGGCTGGACGGAGGTAAGCAAAAGCAAGCTTTGGGTTGTCAATCTGATGGTCCATTCTTTGAAGACAGATGCCACTCACTGAAAGAGAGAATTATGATATTGGTCATCCAATCATATACTGTTTTGGGAAGTAGTGGGATGCAGTTTAGCAGTAGGCATGCTCAATGCATTCAATTAATTTTGATTATCAGAATAATAGCTTAGACGTATATTTTTGAGTTACCTAAATGTTCATCTTATAGGCCTAACTTTGGTCCTTTGCTAATCACCCCAAAACAGAACTTTGCCTGACCATCCTTGCTAAaggtaacgttaacgttagttaGATAGCCAGACAGCTAGCTATCTAATGGAATGCTTAAATGACAAAGCAAGAGTAACCTAACAAAGTAAGATTCAAATTAGCTTACCTTTGTTAGTAAATATTTTGTAACGGACATCTGAGACAAACACATTTCGAGATACAGCACTGAAACTGAATGAAGACTGCCCTAGCTGGCTGTCACACAAGCGTCAGTTTACCCCTGTATCTACGTCATTATCCTGCGTCGCATAGTTGTGTTTAccatgcttgctagctagctagctagcgttggTGCAGTTGATACTTGTAAATGAATTAAAATGCAACGTTTTGGGGGTCAAAGTTCACTTCGTTGCACTTGACCTGCAAAACTGGCTAAAGGAAACGGTACGATTGCGTGTAAGCATGATGATACTTGATCGGTTGATTTAGCTAGCTACTTTGCATGTAATTTGATGTCGTTTAATATAGCTACACGTGACAATAATGTTACAATATTTCAAGTAATGATCTAATTTCACCAGTTACTCTGCAACGTTTTTTGAACCGTGTGACTCTGTCGGGTGAAAGGTCAAGCGGCCATCTTTGAAGAGATCCAGAGATTTTTAGAGAGCCAGCTGGCTAACAAAGTAAGGGTATAGCTACATGTATGTGTATTGAAACGGCACATTTACTAGATTATGAATAGATGTATTGGTAATGAACTTGCATCTAGTATCTAGAGTAGCTAGAGAGCAAACAAAGCCAGTGGATAGGTTAGCTAACTCGCTAGGCTACCTAGCTAGGACTTTCTTGCTGGCTATTTGTAAACAGATAGATAGCTAGCGAGCTAAACACGTTTACTAGATTGCAAACTCATCAATGTAAAGGCAATTGCATAATCTAACCCGTTTTTGTAGGTAGCTAAATTAAGGAAGAGAAGCATGGACAAACATACGATTGGTTAGCTAACGTTAGGGTGTTTCATGCGTAACGTTAGCAGGTTGCATGGCTAACTGGCTGCAACTTTGTTTTTGATGACATTGCTAGTTTCCTCAGTTAACATCCAAGAAACAGTTGTGGGGTGAGGCATATCAAAGAGAGTCCTCTCTGGGCACATCATGTCATCTTTTTCCGAGTCTGCGTTGGAGAAGAAGCTTTCGGAGCTCAGCAACTCTCAGCAGAGCGTTCAGACGCTGTCTCTGTGGATCATTCATCATCGCAAACACTCGTCGCTCATCGTCAAAGTATGGCACAGAGAACTGAAGAAAGGTGAGAGAACCTATGAACGTTGCCACCTCGACAATATTTACACACTGAAACGTTGATATGTCACTTGAAGAATGCCAGACACTGTTATTTACTTTGTCTACTTTCTGTATTTGTCTTTCAGCAAAAAGCAGCAGGAAGTTGACTTTCCTTTATCTTGCCAATGATGTGATACAAAACAGCAAGAAGAAAGGTCCAGAGTTCGCCAAAGACTTTGAGACTGTCCTTGTTGATGCTTGCTCTCATGTTGCAAGGTATGTGGTCTGGGATGATACAGTTTCAGAGCTAAACTTTTCTCTAACACTGAACTGTTccgttgtatgatttttaaggcAGTAGTCAAGAGACTTGTGCTGCAGGCCTATGTTTTAGTATACCATGTTTGCACTGGAGGGTTGGCCTAGCTACATCAGTAAGACATTAACCTGCTTCAAAACATTGGTAAATGGAGTACACTGCTACAGCAGTATAACAAGACAAGAGGATCAAATAAGTTATTCAGTTGCTCGGCTAGGAAGAGTTGAATTTCATGATGAATcagtctctttctccccctccctcagagAGGCTGATGATGGCTGTAGAAGGCCCATGGACAGGCTGCTCACTATCTGGCAGGAGCGCAGCCTCTACAAGGTAGAGTTCATCCAACAGCTGAAGCTCGCCATCGAAGACTCTAACAGCCCCCAACACCAACCCACAGGTACAGTCAGTCCCCTAGGTCTTCACTGATGTAGCAGTTCAGCTTTACTAAATTACTTACTGGTGACAGCTTGTTTCCTATTCCTATTTGGATGTCAGCATTCCCACGCAACATCAACTTCCAATTGGTTGTTTTTGTATGAATCTGTGGTATGTTTTGCAGAAGCGAAGAAGGCCCCTAAACGGACCTATCAGAAAATCCAGGAgctggaagaagaggaagaagatgaTGACTACAGGGGCCACATGTCCCCACGAGATTCAGACATCTCAGGGCCACAGCTGGTAAACAGAATTAACACAACTCCATGTCTTTAGCCCATTCACCAGTACTTTGCTTATTACACTGCAATGTTTGACAGCGTTTCACACCAGTTTAAATTATCTCCCAACTCTCCACTAGGTGTCAGTGATCCATAGATGTCCCATGGACTCATGATTTGGAAAATTCTTGTTTTGGTACTTTGGTTGTGAATTGttgtgtttagaaacattctcCAGCTTGAACATTGGAGATTTATACCCAGAACTTTGTTATTCACACTCCTCTCCCCTCAGACAGAGGAGCTGGTCAAAGCCCTGCAGGACCTGGAGAATGCGGCCTCGGGTGATGCTGCTGTGCGCCAGAAGATTGCCTCTCTGCCACAGGAGGTGCAGGATGTGTCCCTGCTAGAGAAGATCACTGGTAAGTCCTGAGGGAGTCTTCATGGTATCTGGAGCACAGGTGAACTTTTGACCCCACCTATCTCCAAACTCAATGTGTATTGTAGGCCTAGTCCAGTCTGCTACAAGGGATTATTTTTTCAAATTTACATTTGGTGAATTAAATAGTTTCGATATTGTGgttttacatttacgtttacatcatttagcagacgctcttatccagagcgatttacaaattggtgcattcaacttatgatagccagtgggacaaccaccttttttatttttgtgggggaagaaggattactttggggcggcaggtagcttagtgggtaagagcgttgtgccagtaaccgaaaggtcgctggttctaatccccgagccgactaggtgaaaaatctgtcgatgtgcccttaagcaaggcacttaaccctaattgctcctgtaagtcgctctggataagagcgtctgctaaatgactaaaatgtaaaatgtaaaatgtttatactattccaggtattccttaaagaggtagggtttcaagtgtctccggaaggtggtcagtgactccgctgtcgtgggggagcttgttccaccattggggtgccagagcagcgaatagctttgactgggctgagcgggaactgtgcttccgtagaggtaggggagctagcaggtcagaggtggatgaacgtagtgccctcgtttgggtgtagggtctgatcagagcctgaaggtaaggaggtgccgttcccctcacagcttcgtaggcaagcaccatggtcttgtagtagatgcgagcctcagtaaatagtccgggtggccatttaattaattgttcagcagtcttatggcttgggggtagaagctgttaaggagccttttggtcctagacttggtgctccggtaccgcttgccgtgcggtagcagagagaacagtctatgacttgggtctGGAGACTTTTACCATTTTTTgagctttcctctgacaccgcctagtatataggtcttggatggcaggaagcttggccccagtgatgtactgggccgtgcgcactaccctctagcgccttacggtcagatgcagagcagttgccataccaggcggtgatgcaaccggtcaggatactctcgatggtgcagctgtaaaactttttgaggatctggggacccatgcctaatcttttcagtgtcctgagggggagaaggtgttgtcgtgccctcttcacgactgtcttggtgtgtttggacaatgatagttcgttggtgatgtggacaccaaggaacttgaaactcttgacccgctccactacagccctgtcaatgttaatgggggcctgtcgGGCagctttttcctgtagtccacgatcagctcctttgtcttgctcacattgagggagaggttgttgtcctggcaccacactgccaggtctctgacctccctataggtagtctcatcgttgtcggtgatcaggcctaccactgttgtgtcatcagcaaacgtaatgatggtattggagtcgtgtttggccacgcagtcgtaggtgaacagggagtacaggagggactaAGCATGCATCCCTGAGGtgtcccagtgttgaggatccgcgtggcagacgtgttgttgcctactcttaccacctgggtgcggcccatcaggaagtccaggatccagttgcagagggaggtgtttagtcccagggtccttagcttag
Encoded proteins:
- the tti1 gene encoding TELO2-interacting protein 1 homolog isoform X1, translating into MDHQIDNPKLAFAYLRPACVLLTHEPTVGNVETLSTQLRHVNDGTLQQLQDYVLFPLRFILKIPGPKRDGLIQAVAEAIGYVLENTCVQSWETLRDLLSELCLCLCSPMDPGKPAPASEELRAAVLRCLDALLHAAYGDVVFKLFEPIMLPGLGAAISLLLALGEQEKSRTVQAAALKCLQALTLQCDCSLDHVSVGQEERRMLGSTMASFLPGITITVSRVITGDMRHGHAVTVRAIKVWFKTVGLVMADDQLQHTGTGERQPWELGRVWELVVQRTQDWVRNTSGRLALLLKKIISCTSAHQHWRVRLEMVNLSDHLLANCNSSLGECVGPLLEALVGAVNDEEPTVRERCEAALREVAERSQSSDSNNQAFTDVLSENLHSLATSLPRLMRTSDDQHKVFVLNVFLGYLKILGPKLIVVLNSAAHLQRVSKALMQVLELDVMDVRIVEERSSAVTVETGPGLHRAYAQRKHFLYFTDKIIFSLLKEICRVLGYYGNVYLLVDHFMDLYKESSVYRKQAAMVLNEVIKGAAGIGVAGGTERQEVPSQEDLKAVVESIIEEYTGLSHWHLSTLIAEESDRGEHKQQTQFSLLSISNGVEGKGNPLQLVQAVHKSSTIHELNSNIWQICIQLEGIGCFAQALGMDFRLILMTSLYPVLEKAGDETLLISQAALDAMWDISQACGYASLKELINENSDYLLNDVSLNLQRLGIHPHAPRVLTVMFSHSDPSLLPLVGDIVQDVLLALDLSYDETSPLFCTVLHSLMKALARWFPSSVAGTSDALGTKKVWREQDQLNVRQFLLDYNKQKELAVGIGAEEEGTEHPVFFSELPPSMDCEEDTDGPDVKVELPAHITIAKDVMERCIHLLSDPSLRLRLKVLDVLEQCVCVLSEKENELLPMAHRCWPALLLRLTTDDPLAVLRAFRVLCTLGETCRDFLRKRVSKEVVPKLTAWLSKQAPVSARAGPVYSHTLAYKLQLAVLQGLGALCCRLDLGDSDLDAVTEACLPYLSCRQPPKLQEACLSVFRHLIELDPDAFWLTLNELYCPCSYTPPHPDLQPVELSGMGLQRNEYTDNVLKLLEDFGLPEDTQPAGIQIQ
- the tti1 gene encoding TELO2-interacting protein 1 homolog isoform X2 — translated: MDHQIDNPKLAFAYLRPACVLLTHEPTVGNVETLSTQLRHVNDGTLQQLQDYVLFPLRFILKIPGPKRDGLIQAVAEAIGYVLENTCVQSWETLRDLLSELCLCLCSPMDPGKPAPASEELRAAVLRCLDALLHAAYGDVVFKLFEPIMLPGLGAAISLLLALGEQEKSRTVQAAALKCLQALTLQCDCSLDHVSVGQEERRMLGSTMASFLPGITITVSRVITGDMRHGHAVTVRAIKVWFKTVGLVMADDQLQHTGTGERQPWELGRVWELVVQRTQDWVRNTSGRLALLLKKIISCTSAHQHWRVRLEMVNLSDHLLANCNSSLGECVGPLLEALVGAVNDEEPTVRERCEAALREVAERSQSSDSNNQAFTDVLSENLHSLATSLPRLMRTSDDQHKVFVLNVFLGYLKILGPKLIVVLNSAAHLQRVSKALMQVLELDVMDVRIVEERSSAVTVETGPGLHRAYAQRKHFLYFTDKIIFSLLKEICRVLGYYGNVYLLVDHFMDLYKESSVYRKQAAMVLNEVIKGAAGIGVAGGTERQEVPSQEDLKAVVESIIEEYTGLSHWHLSTLIAEESDRGEHKQQTQFSLLSISNGVEGKGNPLQLVQAVHKSSTIHELNSNIWQICIQLEGIGCFAQALGMDFRLILMTSLYPVLEKAGDETLLISQAALDAMWDISQACGYASLKELINENSDYLLNDVSLNLQRLGIHPHAPRVLTVMFSHSDPSLLPLVGDIVQDVLLALDLSYDETSPLFCTVLHSLMKALARWFPSSVAGTSDALGTKKVWREQDQLNVRQFLLDYNKQKELAVGIGAEEEGTEHPELPPSMDCEEDTDGPDVKVELPAHITIAKDVMERCIHLLSDPSLRLRLKVLDVLEQCVCVLSEKENELLPMAHRCWPALLLRLTTDDPLAVLRAFRVLCTLGETCRDFLRKRVSKEVVPKLTAWLSKQAPVSARAGPVYSHTLAYKLQLAVLQGLGALCCRLDLGDSDLDAVTEACLPYLSCRQPPKLQEACLSVFRHLIELDPDAFWLTLNELYCPCSYTPPHPDLQPVELSGMGLQRNEYTDNVLKLLEDFGLPEDTQPAGIQIQ